The Polynucleobacter necessarius genome window below encodes:
- a CDS encoding DUF1178 family protein: MKVYNLACPLDHRFEGWFASEEDCLAQQDKGMLACPVCDSTEISRMPSAPHIGKSSLAQLATSKADADTSSGGVVALAGSSDHSHVEAQVQAAFLKGIRELMGCSEDVGDTFADEARRIHYKESPERSIRGQTTLDEAEALREEGIDVLSMPMLPALKNTLQ, from the coding sequence ATGAAAGTTTATAACCTAGCTTGCCCATTGGACCATCGCTTTGAGGGTTGGTTTGCTTCTGAAGAGGATTGTCTTGCTCAACAAGATAAGGGGATGCTTGCATGCCCTGTTTGCGACAGCACAGAAATTTCTCGTATGCCTTCTGCCCCGCATATTGGGAAATCTTCTTTAGCTCAATTAGCTACTTCCAAAGCTGATGCCGATACTTCAAGTGGCGGCGTAGTCGCACTCGCTGGTAGTAGCGATCACTCTCACGTAGAGGCGCAAGTACAGGCAGCCTTTTTAAAGGGAATACGTGAGTTAATGGGTTGCTCAGAGGACGTTGGCGATACTTTTGCTGATGAGGCTAGAAGGATCCATTACAAAGAATCACCAGAGAGAAGTATTCGTGGTCAAACAACTTTAGATGAAGCAGAGGCCTTAAGAGAGGAGGGTATTGATGTGTTGTCGATGCCAATGCTTCCAGCCTTAAAAAATACACTTCAATAA
- a CDS encoding amidase family protein, with product MLSETSRSFVFERQHFAKKLSAQFFKSFIEGTEISYKQYAADFTLTNNTKASLSEVFNMFDILIAPSIQEGTGNPIFCRDWTLLGPPCLNVTVSTDPNGLPVGVQLIAGPGQDRLLLSVTRSFVLALPDPVLRDQT from the coding sequence ATGCTTTCAGAGACATCACGAAGCTTTGTCTTTGAACGTCAACACTTTGCAAAAAAATTAAGCGCCCAATTTTTTAAATCATTCATCGAGGGCACAGAAATCAGCTACAAACAATATGCAGCCGATTTCACTCTGACAAACAATACGAAAGCTTCACTATCAGAAGTTTTCAATATGTTCGATATCCTAATTGCGCCTAGTATTCAGGAAGGTACTGGCAATCCAATCTTTTGTAGAGACTGGACTTTATTGGGGCCACCTTGTCTAAACGTCACTGTCAGTACTGACCCGAATGGCCTGCCTGTAGGTGTACAGTTGATTGCAGGCCCAGGACAAGATCGACTTCTTCTGAGTGTAACAAGATCATTTGTATTGGCACTGCCTGACCCCGTATTACGAGATCAGACCTAA
- a CDS encoding SprT-like domain-containing protein → MKQHTVRETWLEDAVRHLEPVFSKTGYAIPPVRVSCGFPASSSPRTTLGQCGPRERSGGGANEIFISLTLDEPIQLLDTLVHELCHAVDDCFSGHGEDFKGIAQTVGLEGPARMAHATEELTVKLMMISQEFWAHIHTSSDCFPSTKTQQCKS, encoded by the coding sequence ATGAAGCAACATACAGTACGTGAAACATGGCTTGAGGATGCGGTAAGACACCTAGAGCCCGTTTTTTCAAAGACAGGCTATGCAATTCCTCCAGTCAGGGTATCCTGCGGTTTTCCGGCATCTAGCAGCCCCAGAACGACCCTAGGGCAGTGTGGGCCTCGTGAACGTTCTGGTGGTGGCGCGAATGAGATCTTTATATCTCTTACATTAGATGAGCCCATTCAATTATTAGATACATTGGTGCATGAACTGTGCCATGCGGTTGATGATTGTTTTAGTGGTCATGGAGAGGATTTCAAAGGGATTGCTCAAACAGTTGGACTAGAAGGTCCAGCTAGGATGGCTCACGCCACGGAAGAGTTGACAGTTAAGCTCATGATGATCAGCCAAGAGTTTTGGGCCCATATTCACACATCAAGCGATTGTTTTCCCTCCACCAAGACCCAGCAATGCAAGTCGTAG
- a CDS encoding tetratricopeptide repeat protein, producing the protein MGLTLAIRGAVVKAIEPLAKAAALAPKNPELLTNLARAQFGSKLYEEAIKTFEKLNRIAPNNSQILTDKGTTHGKLRQFDLAAACYDKAIALDPTYYLVWSNYGNLWSEQGYPGKAIEYYETALKYNPNYPETWTNYGNALFDLGRLEESRLKHEKALELNPLYGEAWSNHGNALQELKLGQQSIVSYQKAYDLVPDHPFLIGHLFNAYRNVCDWEKSEPLAIKGIELVSQGNEAIEPFILLQTSASLAMQKQAAQTYIRARVALSETYGFPNLQAIENRKIRIGYFSSDFKEHPVGILMENLIELHDRSRFEINGYWLNKKTGDELESRLLKIFDHSCNLFSMTDQEARKLILEHEIDIAIDLNGRTAGARTALFARKIAPVQVGYLGYAGTSGADFYQYLIADPIVIPQEDQTLFTEEVLYLPNSFFPADSLIQLGDFGELPTRASQGLPETGVIFSCFNHPYKISPGIFNVWMKLLKQIPESILWLSKTSLLAMNNLRQHAHNNDIDPSRVIFATREDRRVDHLSRLRLADLFLDTFYFNAHTTAADSLWAGVPVLTLRGNTFASRVAASQLTAMGLPELITQSVEQYFSKAKELAEHPELLKSLRLKLEANRQNTPLFDTKKYVSDLEALYISTLERHV; encoded by the coding sequence TTGGGTTTAACATTAGCCATTCGAGGAGCTGTAGTTAAAGCTATAGAGCCTCTTGCTAAGGCGGCAGCTCTAGCCCCTAAAAATCCCGAGTTATTGACTAATTTGGCAAGGGCCCAATTTGGTTCAAAGCTATACGAAGAAGCAATTAAAACCTTTGAGAAACTGAATCGAATTGCTCCAAATAATAGCCAGATTCTGACCGACAAGGGAACCACGCATGGAAAGTTGCGTCAATTTGATCTCGCTGCCGCTTGTTATGACAAAGCTATTGCACTGGATCCTACCTACTATTTGGTTTGGTCAAATTACGGCAACTTATGGTCAGAGCAAGGCTATCCTGGCAAAGCGATTGAATACTACGAAACAGCGCTCAAATATAACCCTAACTATCCAGAAACCTGGACCAATTATGGCAATGCATTATTTGATTTAGGTCGTCTTGAAGAATCTCGATTAAAGCATGAGAAGGCGCTTGAATTAAATCCACTTTATGGAGAGGCTTGGTCCAATCATGGAAACGCCTTACAGGAACTTAAGTTGGGACAGCAATCCATCGTAAGCTATCAAAAAGCATACGATCTTGTTCCTGATCACCCCTTTTTAATTGGCCATTTATTTAACGCCTACCGAAATGTATGTGATTGGGAAAAAAGTGAACCTCTAGCAATCAAGGGAATCGAATTAGTTTCCCAGGGCAATGAAGCAATTGAACCTTTTATACTATTGCAAACGTCAGCTTCATTGGCAATGCAAAAACAAGCTGCTCAAACGTATATTCGAGCACGAGTCGCGTTATCTGAGACCTATGGTTTTCCTAATTTACAGGCAATTGAAAATCGTAAGATTCGAATAGGGTATTTTTCAAGTGATTTTAAAGAACATCCAGTTGGGATATTGATGGAAAATTTGATTGAACTGCACGATCGATCACGTTTTGAGATAAATGGATACTGGCTAAATAAAAAAACAGGTGATGAATTAGAAAGTCGTTTGCTCAAAATATTTGATCATTCTTGCAATCTTTTTAGCATGACAGATCAAGAAGCTCGGAAGCTAATCCTTGAGCATGAAATTGATATCGCAATAGACCTTAACGGACGAACTGCAGGTGCTCGAACGGCCTTATTTGCAAGAAAGATAGCCCCAGTGCAAGTGGGTTATTTGGGCTATGCCGGTACTTCAGGGGCAGATTTTTACCAGTATCTTATTGCTGATCCGATTGTAATTCCACAGGAAGACCAGACCCTCTTCACTGAAGAGGTGCTTTATTTACCCAACTCTTTTTTTCCGGCAGATTCCTTAATTCAATTAGGCGATTTTGGCGAGCTGCCAACAAGAGCAAGTCAGGGGTTGCCTGAAACAGGTGTTATTTTCTCTTGCTTTAATCATCCATATAAGATATCCCCTGGTATTTTTAATGTATGGATGAAATTACTAAAACAGATTCCTGAAAGTATTTTATGGCTCAGTAAAACTTCTCTATTGGCGATGAATAATCTTCGTCAACATGCGCATAATAATGACATAGATCCAAGTAGAGTAATTTTTGCAACTCGTGAGGATAGGCGAGTTGATCATCTTAGTCGCTTACGATTAGCAGATCTATTTCTTGATACATTTTATTTTAATGCTCATACCACTGCTGCAGATTCGTTATGGGCTGGTGTGCCAGTTTTGACATTACGAGGAAATACATTTGCTAGTAGGGTTGCTGCGAGTCAGCTAACTGCAATGGGTCTTCCAGAGTTAATTACCCAATCTGTAGAGCAGTATTTCTCTAAGGCAAAGGAGCTAGCTGAGCATCCAGAGCTGTTGAAATCATTGAGATTAAAGCTTGAGGCGAATAGGCAAAACACACCACTTTTTGATACCAAGAAATATGTTTCTGACTTAGAGGCGCTTTATATTTCGACTTTAGAAAGGCATGTTTAA